The DNA region GGCAAGTTTTGTTTGGGAGTTTTGCGATCGCGACGCGCTTTCGATTCCCGAATCGAGCGGGCCATTCGCTCGATTGAGGACAAATGCTCGACGACGCTAGGGGGTTCCTCTTTAGGGGGCGCGGGGGCTTGATTCAAGCAGCGAAATAGATCGTCTCGAGGCAAGAGGCTATCGAGATCGGCCAGAATTTCCGCCGCCGACTGATAGCGCCTTTGCAAAGACGGTTCCAACATTTTGTCGAGGATGGTACTAAAAGATTTGCTCAAAGCGATGCGCTCCGTTCCGCGAAAGCCTTCAGACGTTCGCCATTGCACGTTCGACGACATTCGATCGCGATCGAACTCTAAAGGCGCTTTCCCGCTTAGCAGGTACAAGCACGTCATCCCCAAAGCATACAAGTCGCTGCCATAAACCGGGCGCAGTGCCATCTGCTCTGGCGGCGCAAAACCCGCTGTGCCGACGAAATGAGTTGTCGTACATTTTGTACTTAATTCTAAAACTTTAACCAATTGTTCCTTAACCGCACCAAAGTCAATTAAAACTAAGCGACCGTCGTCTTCACAGCGGATCACATTTTGCGGTTTAATATCCCGATGAATCGCTCCATTACTATGAACGTATTCCAGCAGCAAAAGCATTTCTCTGAGCCAGTTTTTAACAACCGTCTCCGACTGGCAACCGTAGCGTCGAATTAATCTCGCTAGCGTCATTCCTCGAACGTATTCTTGAATCAAATAAAATTCTTCTTCTAAGACAAAATAATCTAATAAAGAGGGGATTCGGGAGTGACTGCCCAGGAGTGCTAAGACTTTTGCTTCTCGCTGAAAGCGTCGGCGAGCCGTTTCTAAGGCTGAGGGGGCGCTAACTCGCGGGCAGAGTTGCTTGATCGCGCACAGAGGCTTACCGGGTAAGCTCCAGTCTCGCGCCAAAAAGGTTACGCCAAAGCCCCCGCGCCCCAACATTCGCAAAATTAGATAGCGCTCCCGAAACAGTTCTTTTCGACCGCAAAGCTGCCCGAGTTGTGTTTCTTGAAATACATCATTATGAAAAGCGGACAAATTGTTCAGCGGGAGAGGCATAGTGTTTTAAGCGAGGTAAAAATTTACCGGAGTTATAATATCGAGTG from Oscillatoria sp. FACHB-1406 includes:
- a CDS encoding serine/threonine-protein kinase, which encodes MPLPLNNLSAFHNDVFQETQLGQLCGRKELFRERYLILRMLGRGGFGVTFLARDWSLPGKPLCAIKQLCPRVSAPSALETARRRFQREAKVLALLGSHSRIPSLLDYFVLEEEFYLIQEYVRGMTLARLIRRYGCQSETVVKNWLREMLLLLEYVHSNGAIHRDIKPQNVIRCEDDGRLVLIDFGAVKEQLVKVLELSTKCTTTHFVGTAGFAPPEQMALRPVYGSDLYALGMTCLYLLSGKAPLEFDRDRMSSNVQWRTSEGFRGTERIALSKSFSTILDKMLEPSLQRRYQSAAEILADLDSLLPRDDLFRCLNQAPAPPKEEPPSVVEHLSSIERMARSIRESKARRDRKTPKQNLPRTC